The Sesamum indicum cultivar Zhongzhi No. 13 linkage group LG6, S_indicum_v1.0, whole genome shotgun sequence genome has a segment encoding these proteins:
- the LOC105164588 gene encoding probable sugar phosphate/phosphate translocator At2g25520, translated as MGKGGALSDGVVKKIILSYTYVAVWIFLSFTVIVYNKYILDKKLYNWPFPISLTMIHMAFCSSLAFAAVRIFKLVEPAALSRRVYLSSVVPIGALYSLSLWLSNSAYIYLSVSFIQMLKALMPVAVYTIGIMFKKDSYKSSTMFNMLAISVGVAIAAYGEAKYDSWGVFLQLGAVVFEATRLVMIQILLTSKGINLNPITSLYYVAPSCLAFLAIPWLFVEYPLLKQQSSGFHFDFVIFGTNSLCAFALNLAVFLLVGKTSALTMNVAGVVKDWLLIAFSWSVIKDTVTPINLFGYGLAFLGVGYYNHLKLQALKAKEAQKKAQPEDEESGKLLEQREGDGMGKKGDSQA; from the coding sequence ATGGGGAAAGGCGGAGCTCTCTCAGATGGGGTGGTGAAAAAGATCATCCTCTCTTACACTTATGTCGCCGTATGGATCTTCCTCTCCTTCACCGTCATCGTCTACAACAAATACATCCTCGACAAAAAGCTCTACAACTGGCCTTTTCCCATCTCCCTCACCATGATTCACATGGCTTTCTGCTCTTCCCTCGCTTTCGCCGCCGTCCGCATCTTCAAACTCGTCGAACCTGCCGCCCTCAGCCGCCGAGTCTACCTCTCCTCCGTCGTCCCCATCGGCGCTCTCTACTCCCTATCCCTCTGGCTCTCTAACTCTGCCTACATCTACCTCTCAGTGTCCTTCATCCAAATGCTCAAGGCCCTTATGCCTGTTGCTGTCTACACCATTGGGATTATGTTCAAGAAAGATAGTTACAAGAGTAGTACCATGTTCAACATGCTTGCAATCTCTGTGGGCGTGGCAATTGCTGCTTATGGTGAGGCCAAGTACGATTCTTGGGGGGTTTTCCTGCAGCTGGGCGCGGTTGTTTTCGAGGCGACGAGGTTGGTTATGATTCAGATCTTGTTGACCTCTAAAGGGATTAATTTGAACCCCATTACTTCCCTTTACTATGTGGCGCCCAGCTGTCTCGCGTTTCTTGCAATTCCATGGTTGTTTGTGGAGTATCCTTTGTTGAAGCAGCAGAGTTCGGGATTCCATTTCGATTTCGTGATTTTTGGGACTAATTCTCTGTGTGCGTTTGCATTGAACTTGGCTGTGTTCTTGTTGGTGGGAAAGACTTCAGCTTTGACCATGAATGTTGCTGGGGTTGTGAAGGATTGGTTGTTGATTGCTTTCTCTTGGTCTGTGATTAAGGATACGGTCACCCCGATAAACTTGTTTGGGTACGGGTTGGCATTTTTGGGCGTTGGGTATTATAATCACTTGAAGTTGCAGGCTTTGAAGGCAAAAGAAGCACAGAAGAAGGCACAGCCCGAGGATGAGGAATCAGGGAAGCTGTTGGAGCAGAGGGAAGGGGATGGAATGGGGAAGAAGGGAGATTCACAAGcttaa
- the LOC105164587 gene encoding probable L-type lectin-domain containing receptor kinase S.5: MLTLLLVLLIHQTCLNLVEAKNFSFSSFDSASCESGGNLICWGSVKAANGSLSITSDQPKETSEVGRVLFRYPMPVWPASFSTSFTIRITSNSTVSGDGMAFIIAQDNKPSPPESYGSFIGIMDPSTEGGLLKQLAVELDTYKNPREIDNNHIAIDSTSVDYPVAVRSLSDIGINLKSGRNIKVKIEYDGRGKILHIYVAYAGECMVDFLSHRIIMQDTVPQQAYVGFTGSTGHFWEVHQVLDWNFTLYELPKESLSQGVNRNHSRMVLQVVVPTVVVSLVVVLLLLAVAHRRRKVRLEGRYDIEMLTKSAANAPKLFTYKQLSRATRNFSKENLLGTGGFGSVYKGVLSNSDFPTTIAVKRINATSTQGEKEYLAEICTIGRLRHKNLVQLQGWCHDREQLLLVYEYMPNGSLDQYIGKNFLDWKSRYKILSGLASVLLYLHEECDNPVVHRDVKPNNVMLDSDYNAHLGDFGLARLLQNNAFVTTMVAGTIGYLAPEVSFTGRATPESDVYSFGMVVLEVVCGRRSKGLMEEFSLVDCVWNSYEKGSLLSCVDHKLRGEFDEEQVKRSLIVGIACLHPDQMLRPRMRKVVQIFLNPDEPLMKLPESRPMELCLSLPSSSPTNTTTELDA, encoded by the exons ATGTTAACTCTACTTCTTGTTTTGTTGATCCATCAGACTTGTCTCAACTTAGTGGAAGCAAagaatttctctttttcatcatttgaTTCTGCAAGTTGTGAGAGCGGAGgcaatttaatttgttgggGATCAGTAAAAGCAGCCAATGGGAGCCTAAGCATCACGTCGGACCAGCCAAAAGAGACTAGTGAGGTAGGAAGAGTCTTGTTCCGCTATCCTATGCCGGTGTGGCCAGCATCTTTCTCTACCTCGTTCACTATAAGAATTACATCTAATTCAACAGTATCCGGTGATGGAATGGCTTTCATCATCGCACAGGACAATAAGCCTTCACCACCAGAAAGTTATGGTTCATTCATTGGTATCATGGATCCTTCAACTGAAG GTGGTCTTCTTAAACAACTTGCAGTGGAGCTAGACACATACAAGAACCCGCGTGAAATAGATAACAACCATATAGCAATCGACAGTACCAGTGTAGATTATCCAGTTGCAGTAAGAAGCCTCAGTGATATCGGGATTAATCTCAAGAGCGGGAGAAATATCAAGGTTAAAATTGAGTATGATGGGCGGGGAAAGATTCTTCATATTTACGTTGCATATGCGGGTGAATGTATGGTGGATTTCTTGAGCCATAGGATAATCATGCAAGATACAGTTCCTCAGCAAGCTTATGTGGGCTTCACTGGTTCAACTGGCCATTTCTGGGAGGTGCATCAGGTTCTTGATTGGAATTTCACTCTGTATGAACTGCCAAAAGAATCTCTAAGTCAAGGGGTTAATCGAAACCACTCTAGGATGGTGTTACAGGTGGTTGTTCCCACTGTGGTGGTTTCGTTGGTTGTGGTTTTGCTTCTTTTGGCTGTAGCTCATAGGAGACGAAAGGTGAGGCTTGAGGGGAGATATGACATTGAAATGCTGACAAAATCCGCAGCCAATGCTCCTAAGCTTTTCACTTATAAGCAGCTTTCAAGGGCCACTCGTAACTTCAGTAAGGAAAATCTGCTTGGAACTGGAGGCTTTGGAAGTGTTTATAAAGGAGTTCTGTCTAACTCTGATTTCCCTACTACTATAGCTGTCAAAAGGATTAATGCAACTTCAACCCAAG gtgaaaaagaatacttaGCTGAAATATGCACAATCGGACGCCTGAGGCACAAGAACTTGGTGCAGCTGCAAGGCTGGTGCCATGACAGAGAGCAACTACTACTTGTCTATGAATACATGCCGAACGGAAGCCTAGACCAATACATAGGAAAGAACTTCCTAGATTGGAAAAGCAGGTACAAAATCCTATCAGGATTAGCATCCGTGCTACTTTACCTGCATGAAGAATGTGACAATCCGGTTGTACACCGTGATGTGAAGCCGAACAACGTTATGTTGGATTCCGACTACAATGCTCATCTAGGTGACTTTGGGCTAGCAAGACTGCTCCAAAACAATGCCTTTGTCACCACAATGGTGGCCGGAACCATAGGATATCTGGCTCCTGAAGTTAGTTTTACGGGAAGAGCGACCCCAGAGTCAGATGTGTATAGCTTTGGAATGGTGGTGCTTGAAGTGGTGTGTGGGAGAAGATCAAAGGGTTTGATGGAAGAATTTAGTCTGGTGGACTGCGTTTGGAATTCATACGAGAAGGGGTCGTTGCTGTCATGCGTGGATCACAAGTTAAGAGGCGAGTTTGATGAGGAACAAGTAAAGAGAAGTTTGATTGTAGGAATAGCATGTCTTCATCCAGATCAGATGCTCCGGCCAAGAATGCGAAAAGTGGTTCAAATATTCCTGAACCCTGATGAGCCATTGATGAAGTTGCCAGAATCTCGGCCTATGGAACTGTGTTTATCGTTGCCATCTTCTTCCCCCACAAATACTACAACTGAGTTGGATGCATGA